Proteins encoded in a region of the Oceanispirochaeta sp. genome:
- a CDS encoding type I restriction enzyme endonuclease domain-containing protein, with amino-acid sequence MPPMSVLPEPPLTPHSMSLVVNKIQGVDFSKKFKAIVDKYNERKEDDTLRSEVMDDFADEIIGLYNAMRKEKESYADLGIDFEEKAFYDILKALAHKYDFNYPEDKLLALAGKVKIVVDDKAKYTDWSQRDDIKAELKADLIILLAENDYPPVDRDEVYKEIFEQAENFKRNQGVI; translated from the coding sequence AATGCCACCTATGTCGGTTTTACCGGAACCCCCGTTGACGCCACACTCGATGTCTTTGGTAGTGAACAAGATTCAAGGCGTTGATTTTTCCAAAAAGTTTAAAGCCATTGTGGATAAATACAATGAGCGCAAAGAGGATGATACCTTAAGAAGTGAAGTCATGGATGACTTTGCCGATGAAATTATTGGCCTATATAATGCCATGAGGAAAGAGAAAGAGTCCTATGCTGATCTTGGTATTGATTTCGAAGAAAAGGCTTTTTACGATATTCTCAAAGCACTCGCTCATAAGTATGACTTTAATTACCCCGAAGATAAGCTCCTTGCGCTTGCCGGGAAGGTGAAAATAGTCGTGGATGATAAGGCTAAATATACCGACTGGAGCCAGAGGGATGATATTAAGGCGGAGTTGAAGGCTGATCTGATTATTCTGCTCGCTGAAAATGATTATCCACCTGTAGACCGTGATGAAGTGTACAAAGAGATATTTGAACAGGCCGAGAATTTTAAGCGGAATCAGGGTGTGATCTAA